One Synergistaceae bacterium DNA window includes the following coding sequences:
- a CDS encoding methyl-accepting chemotaxis protein, with amino-acid sequence MRKPKIDSIENKLAFAFSTVVLIAFLLGLTGTMGANRLSNLIKNIASNRFEDMRSLATLNYERVLVRTQAYEALLAKDKPHRDQELKNIIGRRKGSLNRVEVGWETLLSSPRYSEKEKEHLEDLMKHYAKWLNINNSFTALLERIVDAGTEKEKAELFSECEEMSKELVVASDLMGDAFLLLTYDNNRVTKQIVEEGLKAAEVSRNLSFATMFLGVFVTIIITVGLTRSLIRPINASVALLTRLRDGDLRMDISPDILSRGDELGDLAKAVQELTISLREQIASMKEMAVALAKATSEISESVSSVTAAAQEAGAAVVQTSATIEEVRTTAEVTSKRSSKVAESAQQGLQEMQRGKVSTETLFSGIKLIRERMTSIAETIIQLSEQSQEVGEITGTVEDLAEQSNLLAINAAVEAAKAGDQGRGFSVVAQEIKSLAEQSKQSAKEVQRILRDIQKATSASVMAIEQGSKAVEEGAQDAAPSQELIQKITSNFVESAQSAAQIAAANNELLAGIDQVTQAMESIKAGGEHNVVRMKELEASSAGLREMGQKLSILVEGYLV; translated from the coding sequence ATGAGGAAACCGAAGATTGACAGCATTGAAAACAAACTGGCTTTTGCCTTCAGCACAGTGGTGCTTATCGCCTTTCTCCTGGGCCTGACCGGAACCATGGGGGCAAATCGTCTTTCAAACCTCATAAAGAACATCGCCTCGAACCGTTTCGAGGATATGCGTTCCCTGGCGACTTTGAACTATGAGCGCGTCCTGGTGCGGACCCAGGCTTACGAGGCCCTGCTGGCCAAGGACAAGCCGCACCGCGACCAGGAGCTTAAAAATATCATAGGAAGGCGCAAGGGCAGCTTGAACAGGGTGGAGGTCGGATGGGAGACTCTTCTTTCCTCTCCTCGCTACTCGGAGAAGGAGAAGGAGCACCTTGAGGACCTGATGAAGCATTACGCCAAGTGGCTGAACATAAACAACAGCTTTACCGCGCTTCTCGAGAGAATCGTCGATGCGGGCACCGAGAAGGAGAAGGCCGAGCTGTTCAGTGAATGCGAGGAGATGTCCAAAGAGCTGGTGGTCGCCTCCGATCTCATGGGAGACGCGTTTCTCCTGCTGACCTACGACAACAACAGGGTCACCAAACAGATCGTCGAGGAAGGCCTGAAAGCGGCCGAGGTCTCAAGGAACCTCTCCTTCGCCACCATGTTTCTGGGAGTCTTCGTCACGATAATCATAACGGTCGGGCTGACGCGCAGCCTCATCCGCCCGATAAACGCCTCCGTCGCTCTCTTGACCCGCCTCAGGGACGGCGATCTGCGAATGGACATCTCCCCGGACATTCTATCAAGGGGGGACGAGCTCGGAGACCTCGCCAAGGCCGTCCAGGAGCTTACGATCAGCCTCAGGGAGCAGATAGCGTCGATGAAGGAGATGGCGGTGGCCCTTGCGAAGGCGACTTCCGAGATATCCGAGTCGGTCTCATCGGTGACAGCCGCGGCGCAGGAGGCGGGGGCGGCGGTGGTGCAGACCTCCGCGACAATCGAGGAGGTCCGCACGACGGCGGAGGTCACGAGCAAGAGGAGCAGCAAGGTCGCGGAGAGCGCCCAGCAGGGGCTCCAGGAGATGCAGCGAGGCAAGGTCTCGACCGAGACCCTGTTCAGCGGGATAAAGCTGATTCGGGAGAGGATGACCTCCATCGCCGAGACGATAATCCAGCTGAGCGAGCAGAGCCAGGAGGTCGGCGAGATAACGGGAACGGTGGAGGATCTGGCGGAGCAGTCCAACCTGCTGGCCATCAATGCCGCGGTCGAGGCAGCCAAGGCCGGCGACCAGGGACGAGGCTTCTCCGTTGTTGCCCAGGAGATAAAGAGCCTCGCCGAACAGTCCAAGCAGTCGGCGAAGGAGGTCCAGCGCATCCTCCGCGACATCCAGAAGGCCACCAGCGCCTCCGTGATGGCCATAGAGCAGGGATCCAAGGCCGTCGAGGAGGGTGCGCAGGACGCTGCGCCCTCGCAGGAGCTGATACAGAAGATAACGAGCAACTTCGTCGAGTCGGCTCAGTCCGCCGCTCAGATAGCGGCAGCTAACAACGAGCTGCTGGCAGGGATCGACCAGGTGACCCAGGCCATGGAGAGCATAAAAGCAGGAGGCGAGCACAACGTGGTCAGGATGAAGGAGCTGGAGGCGTCCTCGGCGGGACTTCGCGAGATGGGGCAAAAACTCTCGATCCTCGTAGAAGGCTACCTGGTCTGA